A DNA window from Streptococcus parapneumoniae contains the following coding sequences:
- a CDS encoding bacteriocin immunity protein — protein sequence MVEPNLESLIKDLYNHARHDLSEDLVAALLETAKKLPTTNEQLLAVRLSGLVNRELLKNPKHPAPELLNLARFIKREEAKYRGTAASALMYGEFFKML from the coding sequence ATGGTAGAACCAAACCTAGAAAGCCTTATAAAAGATCTTTACAATCATGCTCGACATGATTTGAGTGAAGATTTAGTTGCTGCTCTCCTAGAGACTGCTAAAAAACTGCCTACTACAAATGAGCAATTGCTGGCAGTTCGTCTCTCAGGTCTGGTCAATCGTGAATTGCTCAAGAATCCCAAACATCCGGCACCTGAGTTGCTCAACTTGGCCCGCTTTATCAAAAGAGAAGAGGCTAAGTACAGAGGAACTGCGGCTTCTGCCCTTATGTACGGGGAGTTCTTTAAAATGCTTTGA